The window TGGGCTTTTGGTACGTGACTTAGTGGGATACAGTTTTTTCCAGCATTACTTTGGCTGGGTGGTGGTTGCAGGTACCCAGCAGCCTCCAAATGAGGTTTCCACgtcattattttttcttgccCCTTTTATAAAAAGGGAACTGCCATAGGTAGCCCCTCCTGGTGTAGTGTTCCGAGTGTCTGACGCTGGCGGAAAGCTTTGAGTGGTGTTGTTTTTTCAGGCTGGCAGTGGAGCCCTTCCGATAGACCCTCCTTTGCTGAGATCCATCAGGCCTTTGAAACGATGTTTCAGGAATCCAGCATATCGGATGGTAGGTCCGGGTCCCTCTTAGAGTggcaattccagggatggggaaagggCCAACTGCATCCTTAATTCTGCACGTTTTTCACATGAAACTCAGCCCTAAGTTAAATGATGTAGAAAGCGGGGATGCGTTTACACGTGGGCTTTTTCTGTGTGTGGGCTTGGGCCTGATTTTAAAGGGCCAAATGGCTGAACATCGTCAAGGACCCTCTGCTTTgtgttgtttgcttttcttatgtGCTATTAACTCTGAACAGCACAATAGTTTTTACCTTCCGTTGATTGTAGTAATTTTCTTTTGTGCATTGCAGAGGTGGAGAAGGAACTGGGGAAGAAGGGCATGAGGAGCGTCGTGAGCAATTTCCTCCAGGCCCCAGAGTTACCAACCAAAACACGAACATCCAGGAGAGCTGCTGAAAGCAAAGATGCCAACGAAGGCCTAGAGACTGCACATGCTCGAGGCCTGGGGGAATGTGGTAGGTTTTAATTAAAGTCATTATTCCTTCaggaaacacagaggaaaacaaaatgcacatCCAGCTCCAGGTCTTCACCTAGAAAAAGCTGTGTCTAATAACAGGTGCCATCTTTCTGTACCAGTGTTGTGTTTCTGGGTGACAGGCTGCTGAGTTTGCTTTCCTGGCTTCAGAACTCATTTTATTATGTTTTGCAAAGGTAGGTTGTTAATCTTGGGaccagacacagacacacagagcagctGGGAGTGTGAACTGGCTGAGGGATTGACGCTGAACCTGCCGGTGCTTAGAGAAGCCCGAGAAGTTCTTTTAACTTAATGGCTGTTGCCTGCAGCTCCCTGTAGACCCGAGCCTGAGCACAGAGCTCTCTGATCATATCCTCTTCCCATTCCCTAGTAGGACCTATCAGTGGGATCTCCCACTGCATCTGACTGTGGGTAATCTGCTTTGTTCAAGCCACTTTACACTACCACACTGCATAATTTAAACCGGGATGATGGCTCGGGTTTAGCAAGTCCCAGAAGGGAGGTTTCTTCACTCTTCCATCCTACCAGATTTGTGCTCGGAGCACTGAAGAGTATTACTCTTGGCAGGTACCAAATATGATTTCAGCAAGGGACAAAGAGGTATTTACAGAATCTTCCATGAAATTAAACTCTCTTTCAATCAATTTCTTCAAGAACTTATCTTCCATTCTGAGGTAATAAAAGCAGTGGTAAAATGCTGAATGTATACAGTAGTTTTGTGTCtagctcatttgaaaaaaaaaaaaaaaaaggtaaaacaatacagtggggttttttccacctcCTGTTGAGGCTGTTCCACCTCCTGTTGCCTTCTCTGACCATTCATGTGACTGACCTTTCTTGTGTAATGTCAAATTCAGGTAGTGGTACATGTTTCAGTAGAAAATCTATATCTagacaaagaggggaaaaaaagaagggatgtaAAATGTTGGAAAAAGGAAGTATCAGTAACTTAGGAAGGTTAGTTACCATATATAGGAAATATAATTGCCTAGTATTACAAGCTTTGAAGTAAAATAACTTCATTTAAATACTTAAGGGCTTTGAGAGATTCAAGTGCAGCAGGAATAATATGATTTTAACATTACGCTGGGAATCATTTCACTTTTTattgtgaaagaaaatatttcacattaaagTTTTATTGCAGTTTCCCCTTCAATTGTCAGTGTTTCCACAGCAAGTCCAGCAGCTGGAAGCTGATCCTCAGTGCAAGCTGCTAGTTTTCTTTGGATCCCCACAGCTCCTCTGTGTCTAGACACAGTAAGGCCATGGGCTCCTGAAGTGCTGGGACTGGGAGGTCTTCTGGTTGTCCAGGTCCCCATAAATTGTGTGGGAATGGTTTAACTGCACGTGGGAAGCCTGGTGTCTTCTCAAAGTGCACaactatttttcttcaaatgctttCTCCTCAACCAGAATCCTACCCATAGCGTGATGATCACCAGTACGTGACTAAGAAGCATCCTCCTTTTCCCTGTGACTCTGCTTCATCTCCCTTCGTACTGCCTGGTGGAGCTGTAAATGTACCTGCTGCCCTGCAGGCATTCCTCCCCCGAGGTACCTGCTATCCCAGAGCCTGGCCTGGGAATAAGACCCCCTGTCAGCCAGATACAGAGACCTTCAGGACTCCGTATAAATTTATTATAAACcactattcatttttaaatacctctTGTAAGTGGAGAAAGGGTCACCCCATCCTTTCCTTCTGGAGCATTGCTCCCGAAGGGGGCTGTTACTACCACTTTCCTCCATCACTGTACAAGGCTGGCTGTCTTCGCAGTGGTGTGACCCAAAGTGTCCAGCTGTCAAAGGGCGTCTTGATTTCTACTTGTGAAAAAGTGATTTCCATTCCCCGCAAATGATGACACCAGGAAAGGAGGTGAGGAGTATCAGAATCTAAATGAAGGAGGAGactggggatggagatgggttACAGAGATGTCTTATTAATTCAGAGGGTCAGCTCTTCAAAAGACAGCAACAGCAAGGGGACTAAAGCAAAGACCTCTTAATATTTATCTTCTTCACAGTGTGAAGTTTAGACAAGTCTCTGGGTGTGAGGGCAGGAATCTGAGCATAAACATTTTGTGTTTGTACGTCGCTGTTTATATCAGAAGCCTACAGGGAAAACAGTTTGGCAGCCAAGTCCTGTAGAGGCCACCTCAGAAATGGATTCCTGCAGGATTAGGGACCAGGTTCAGTCCAGGCTTGAGTGTGGCTGAACTTGCTTTCGTTCTGGTCTGAATTTGTCTCTTTTTATAGAACCCGCACCTTTTGGAGGTGCTGCAGTAGTTTGATCCTGGAAGAAAACCGGTTATTCTGGCTGTTGAAGCAATGCTCAGTGgactcttttctttcctttgcagacCCTCTGGATCATGAACCTGCTATTTCACCCTTGCTCCCACGGAAGGAGAGGGCAGCCCTGGAGAGCAGTTTGAATGAAGATGAGAGGCTGCTTCCGAAAGACAAAAAGCACAACCTCTTCAGCGCCCTtatcaagaagaagaagaaaacagcccCTACCCCTCCGAAACGGAGCAGTTCCTTCCGAGAGATGGATGGCCACTCGGACCGCAgggcaggtggggaggaggagggcagggatgctggcaACGGAGCTTTCGTTGCACCCCCTGCAGACCCAGCTGACCCCTCCAAGTTTCAGAGCCCAAGCAACGGGGCTGGTGTCACCAACGGGGTTGTCGCTGGGAACTCTGGATTTTTATCTCCCCACCTGCGGAAGAAGTCCAGCACGATGAGCAGCAGTCGGGGGGTGGCTGGTGAAGAGGAGAGTAGTTCCAACTCCAGCAAGCGTTTCTTAAGGTCCTGCTCAGCCTCCTGCGTGCCCCATGGAGCGAAGGACACAGAGTGGAAATCCGTGACTCTGCCTCGGGATTTGCAGTCCACGGGACGCCAGTTTGATTCCTCCACTTTTGGGGGACACAAAAGTGAAAAGCCAGCACTGCCTCGCAAGCGGGCAAACGAGGCCAAGACTGACATTGCTGTCAGGGGGACAGTGACCCCTCCTCCGCGGCTGCTTAAGAAAAACGAAGAGACCACTGACGATGTGTTCAAAGATGCAGAGTCGAGCcctggctccagccctcccactcTGACGCCAAAACTTGGCCGCAGGCAACCtgctgcccctccttcctccagcgCGCTCCACAAGGACGATGGAGGCAAACCCAGTGCCTTAGGTACCACTGTGACGATGGACCAAGGTTCTGCTGCCAAACCCAACCCTGCTGGGTTTGTGGGTGCCAGCAAGGCTTCCTCTGAGGAGCCGCGACTGAGGAGGCTCAAGCAGACCTCGGAGTCGGCAGGGAAGGACAAAGGGAAGTTATCGAAGCTGAAACCGGCACCTCCGCTTCCCCTCTCTTCATCCTCCCTTGGCAAGCCTGGGAAGGTTTCTCACAGCCCCAgccatgaagcagcagcagatgtggTGTCTGGGCCGAAATCCAAACAGTTGACTCAGGTTGGAGAGGCTGCAGGCAGCGATGCTGTCAAGCCAAACCAGTCAGGGGAAGGTGTGAAAAAGCTGGGGATCCCCTCTGTACCAAAGCCACAGTCCTCTACAAAGCTGCTGATGAGCACAGCAACACCAGCTGCCTCTTCCTCATCTGTACCCTCCGCTCCAGGCGGGGACCAGCCATCATCTACAGCCTTCATCCCCCTCATATCCACCAGAGTCTCGCTGCGGAAGACCCGGCAGCCCCCGGAGAGGATTGCCAGTGGCACCATCACTAAAGGGGTGGTGCTGGAAAGCACTGAGGCCCTACGGATTGCTATCAGCAAGAACTCTGAACAAATGGCAAGCCACAGCGCCGTCTTGGAGGCTGGCAAGAACCTCTACACCTTTTGCGTGAGCTATGTGGACTCCATTCAGCAGATGAGGAACAAATTTGCCTTTCGGGAGGCCATCAATAAGCTGGAGAATAACCTACGGGAGCTTCAGATCTGCCCAGCAACAGCTGGCAGTGGTCCTGCAGCCACCCAGGACTTTAGCAAACTTCTCAGTTCAGTGAAAGAAATCAGCGACATCGTTCAGAGGTAGCAGAAgccaggtttaaaaataaaaataaaatcccaatgGGCCAAAGCCAACTGTGGAGAGAGAGTAACGTGTGTGGACTGAGAAAGGACCGGGGCATTCAGGTTGGGGCCGTGCAAAAGACACAGACTGTGAATGGATGCCCCAGCTCCAAAGGGCAGGGCTGTGTTCGAGAGGCACTTTCCACCCTCTTAACTCAGATTCCCTGTGTTTCATATACTTGTAATCGTCTTATCTGTGGAGTTCTTGCCTTGTGGGCTACAAGTCTAAATGCTGATGTCACACCATGcctttttattagtattttattgCTCTGGACAGACCATTAAGACTGAAGCCAGACTGGTGGACACTCAGATGCCATCCTCCTCAGGAGGACTTTCTACTGCATTTTcgtcccttccccctgccccactgtACCCGAGGATGAGTGTTTGAATAGCAATAGACCCACTGCATTTCTTGGGAGAGCTGCAGCACGTGTCCCTGGCCCGAGTCTGACATTTACCTGACATTAATGCAACAGATTTGGCgcttgggagggaagggggggcaaaATTGTTAATGTAAGGGGTTGCTATTTTTAATGACAGAATGCTACAAATGATGTTTGCCCAAATTCTTCCTATGATTCTACctgcttcccttcctttctgtgttttttttagtaatttcttCATGTTGTTGAGCCCAAGTGAATCACTGGGGTTCAAAATGTTGCAGACGGCACCCGCTAATGTAGTGGCACAGGAGCCTGTTTGCGGATCTCCCTTGGTAGCGATAAAGGACTGGAGAAGGTCTGAAGAAGGACGTGCTGTCGCATCCCTGTGATATCTGACATTAATGGGGCTGGTGTTTGGTGTGTGGAGGGATGCGGAGGTTGGGGGGCAGCGGGCTGGTGCTGAGCAAGGTATCGCTCCCCCAAAGACAGGAGGGTTGCAGGAGTGGGAGACGGCTTAGGGTGAGTTCAGAGATACCTCTGTGCCTCCAGCAGTTCTTTCAGCTGAGCTTGCACATCACGGATGGGCGAGAACTGCTGTTTCTCTGGTTGAATTTCCAGCTTTTTCAGTTCTATGAGCGGAGAGGGGACCTGGCTTCTGCCCTCCCATAGAGACCTTTGCTTTGAGGGGCTGTGGTGCCTCCCTTCCCGTGCCAGTGCTGGCTCCCCAGGAAAAGCTCAGATGCTGGTACTTTGGGGTTAAAACCATCACTACCCTCATGCCGGTGTGGTTCCATCCAGCATCAAACAAGGATCTGTGAAGATTGCAGACACTTCTCTTGGGTGCATCTCCCGAGGAGAGCACCACAAAATGCTGACCACAGGATTCCTGGGCTTCCTTTCCGAGGACCTGTGACCTTCCCAACTAATGCAACATGACTGGGAACTAACTGTGACTTGTGACAATAGTGAAAGAACAAGGTTTAGGGCTATTAACAGTGCAATTTAACTCCTTTTAACAGTtccaaacaagagaaaaaagcattttccatGTCCTGTTCCCCTGTAACTCTTGTGACCCCTCTTGTGTATCTTAAATACTAATTGCCTTCAAttgtattttattctgttctcttTGGAACTGTTTCTTTTGTATATGATTTCTAGTAGTTCACTTGTGTGTGTTCACGCCACTTCTCGCCCTCACAAACAGCCGTGACTTATCACATGACAAATGTTCAAAAGGAAATACACACTTCTGCCACAGGCTGCCtttaaaaatgtaaggaaaaaaaaacaaccagccacCCTTGGACTGTCTCTTTCCTGGAGGTACTGTTTTTACTTTGATAACATATTGTGCCACTATATTATACATTTGTATCTCGTTATTACACACTTTTGTAGACTTGTCTTTTTTACAGTGTGTAAATAGCTCTGTCCTTCATCTCTGTGATACTTAAGGGGGTTGTTTCCCCTTTAATTTGGTCCAGTACAGATTGTTTCTGTACACGACTTCCAATTCTTCCACgacttcttctctttctctatttttccttttttttttttttgatttattttttattccagtcTCTCTTGTgtagtatatttaaaaataaatcaatgttgAGGAAAACTCGTGTTTGTCTGTTAGCAAGGCTTTTCAAGCCCGGTTACCTCCGCATCTGAAAAGAGGGGTTCCCTGTTTGGGGGGTTCACCGGGGCCCTTGGGCAcagcaggctgctcagagccaggcagcagcacctcTTCCACGTCCTTTTGATCCGGCTCTGAAAagtcaggagaggaaaaataaaaaaaaaaaaaaagatgcacagAGTAAAGACTGTGTCATCACCTCTTTTGAAGGGAAGACTTTGCTGTTGTCTTCAAGGAGATTTAAATGAGAGATTTGACTTCAAACTTCTCTTCCTCTTAATTGTTTGTGTTCTGTAATtcagctgctgttgtttttccttcctcctctgctgtggaAAGACCTGGGAGTTTCTCTGCTCAGATGATTctggctgctccctccctcaTTTCCAGCTGTGCGCTGGCTGAGGCACCGCTGGGCGTGAtgctcccagcacagaccccAAGCGAAGAGCTTCCCATTCATCTCCCTCGAGACGCTGGCACGCCGTCCGGCCGCAGGTTTTCTGTCTAAAAATTGGAAATAATGTTGTCTCCAAAAGTCCatccttattttctgttttcagactaCCTTTCCAGTAAATCTTGAGGGAGGGACGTTTCCAGGTACTGAGCAGCCTCTAAAATGAGACGCGGCCTTGATTAATGAGGATGTTAGAGCAAAAAAGGACGAGAAGGTAGCAAGGGAAGCTGAAAGCAAGTGGCGTGCCCCCCAGGTCCTGCAGCTGCTCAGTGATGTTTTAGGGTCATAACTTGGCTCGGCCAATTTCTAATCCCCTTGACAAGTCCCTGGTGAAATCTGTCAGTCCTGGCGCGGGGAACTGCTGGCTCCTGGGCCACGGGAACAAGGCTCATCAGTAAACCTTGTCTGGCTGCGACAGCAATGGCATCGGGCTGCTTCTAAATGAGCGTGAAGATGAtgaaaagaggagaggggaggatgctgtgggCAAGTATAAATGTGATTAATGGCCTGCACTTGGCAAGGGCTACTTCTCAGCAGGGTGGTGGTGCCTGGTGAATGTCCACGTAAAGCTGCAAGGGGTTCCTGGTTGGTTGGTGACGATGACCCGTGGCAAAAATCAACGTCCAGGCTGCTCTTCGTGTACATCTCCAGCATAAAGACTTGAACACGGTGAATAGTTGTGGGTTGAGGGAATATATGGAAAAGCTGAACCTGCCTCACTCCTGGTCTTCTCCATCTCTGCTCACTTAGGGACCAGTCCGTGGTGTCGTGGGAAGGCGGAGGCCGGTTGACCTGACTGAGGAAAGACCTGGGATCTGCAGTGTTGGGAGTGAAAGAGAGGGGATTAAAGGCTAAATTTAGCTGCGTACAGTAGGAGTTGATTTAACAGATCGATGCATTTAACAGTTTGATTGCTCCAATTTTCAAGGCTATTGAGCTTGAAAGTGAGAGtgctctgggggaaaaaatagctgtgtttgtgttttttgttttggttttcgcGTCTTTGAAATTACAATGTTCGCTCTTTTAAGTTTTCCTTTAATGTCATCCTGCCTTTTGTTGAGGAGTTGCTTGTCACAAGATGTAAAATGTGGCCAGTGTTTTACACTCactctttttctcaaaaaaaaaaaaaaaagaggttattaAAGACAGGCTGGTGTGGCCACCTGTCTCGTAGAGATGCTGCGGGGCCAGTGGCACTCTGGTGTGcgggagccctgcctgcccctggggGTGATCGGTGGCCGACTGACAGCCTCTCCCTTGTTTGACATTAATCCTTTCACGattgaaaagagaggaaaatacacCTAAGTACTGTGTCACCTCTGAATAGAGGCGTCACCGCGCATCTCGAAgcaggctggcagcagagctggacgGGCTCCTGGTCCGAGGGTGAGCTGGGAATGATGCTCCCGGATCAACCTGCTTCTCTGGTCACTCCTGATGCCTTGGTGCCCCTAAAGCTGTGGGTGAGGGACAACCCTGCAAGTCATTTGACTGTTCAGGCTGGTCCCCAAACTGTCCTCCCTGCGGGTGGAGGGCTGCTCAGTGTTTTTTCTGTGGTAGATCCAGCTCAGCAGGAAGTTCACCTGCGAACCAGGCTACGCTGAGCTGTTTTCCCAGCAATCACCCCTGTGTTGAAGGTTCTGTGTTTGTCCTGATGTCCGGTCTGCTGGTAAAGGTCCTACCTGTGCTTCCGATGCTGCAGCGCTGAATGACCTGGTTATGATGCATTAGCCCCTTCGCGAGTCCCTTGGATGTGATTAAATCGGGCTCTTTCTCTGCAGAGGATCTGCTTGGGTTTCTGAGCTTTGCTGCGCCcgaggtgtgtgtgtttgtaagtGCTGGAAGGATGAGGAGCAGCCTACGGGAATGGAGCGGATGAGCAGAGACAGGGCCGGGGCAAGGATGAAGGTTGTACCCTGGTCAGAGGAGGATAACAGGGCATTTTATAGAGGGTCCCAGCACTGGCGATGCTGGCAGCAAGTGTGTTTGAGTTGGTCCTTGCTGGCTGGGTCCACTGGCCATCTGTAGAAGATCCAATGCTTACCTGAAGCTGTCCCTTTGAGGACACACAAGGGGCcgtggtgctggtgctgcagaTGGGTCACCCTGCCCTGTCTGCGTGGCCATGCCGAAATGAATCCAGCTCGTTACGATTCAGTGTGCAGGTGGGCTCCAAGCTCTCTGGCTCTCAAAGGTCTGGGTGTCCCCCTGGGAGCTGCCCCACAAAGGGAGCCGGGAGGGGAGGAATTGGGAGGGGGCGTAGGTTCCCATGGGAGCTGGATGGGAGACACCATGTCCAGCACACAGGGAAGGCCTTTCCAACCTTTCCAGGTTGCTCCTGGTGTGTCTTCCCCTCCTTGCCCCTAGACAACACCCCCGGACTCCAGGCAgttattttccatttgcttttatctcctccttccccctccccagcctcaaTCACCAAGGAGCAATAACGAAGAGCCTGGAGCGCTGCCTTTTCCCAAGCACATCACTCGTCTTAACGCCTGCCCAGGGCTGCTCCGGGGGGTGCCACAGCCCCTCGCCCACCCCCAACAGCCCCTTTCCTCCCTGTGGGCGAGGAGGGTGGTGGCATCGTCCCTGTGGCATGGAGCTGCCCATCAAGGAGCCCCCCGGGCGCAGGGGCTGAGCCCAGCTCTGTCCCACCCGCAGGTAAGGGCTGTGGGAAGCGCTGGCTTTTACTTTTAAGTAAGTTATACAAAGGGTTATTGCGCTTCAATCAAAGCCTCGTTATACGTGGGGTTTTATCCCGCTGCTCTGACCCTGTTCTTCTCCCGGACTTGAGAGTGGGAGCCCAGGCATCCCGCCTGGCCCCAGCATCGCCCAGCGggtttcctttcccttcctgcagCAGACGGTGCCACTTTTCCCCGCAACGATCCGTCACGGCAAAGCCAGGGATTTACCAGCCCTCGCTAACCCAGCGTTGCTCCAAaactctttcccccttcctccctcccatccctccccccgACTCCAGTGCAGGGTAAAATTGATCAGTGCATATTTATTGATGGTTTGaacattcaaaagaaaaggggggggggggggggaaggaaaaagagacgTTGCCATAGAAACATCGATAAAGCTCCCGTGTCTGCTGCGTGATGCGAGCGCTGCGCCTGCGTCCCCCGAACGGGTGGCCTTCGGTGGGGTGGGGGTCGAGAGGGATGGGAGGTGGCTTTGGGGGCGCCCGGATGAAGGGGGCTGTGTGGGTGCAGTCACCCCGAGTGCCACCAGGTTTGTTGGTCGCTGTTCTGGTCCCCGCGGTGTGAAATGGTCGCCACAGCAGGGACGCAGGGGAAGGAAAGCACCCTTCCTCTCCTTCACCCTCGCAGCTGGCACCGTCCTCGTGCGAGGGCCAAATCCCGGTGTCACCTGTGTCCCTGCACATCCGGAGTCCCTCCCGTTCGGCACCCGTGGGGCTGTGACCCACGTGTAGCTCCCCGTAGGAGCCTCCTCTTGTGCCCCCATTGCTCCTCCCTAGACCCGGCTGCCCCATGGCTGGTGTTTGCCTGCGGGTTCCAGTCGCCTCCATTCAGCCTCCTCTTACGTCGCTCCTGCTGCGAGAACGGCTcgctccagccctggcagcgctGTGTTAAGTGCTCTGTCTCCTTGATGGATATTACAATGCACCTCTTggagcctgattttttttttttatttatttcatttttttcccccaaccaaGTCCTGCCACAGTCTTTGATTCTGAGGGTGCAATTTAGCGCTTGCAAATAATTGCCCTGCTTCGTTTTTGTGCCTGCAATGAAATATTAGCAGTTGTTAGGTGTCTAACTTGCCGTTAGTGCCTGCGAGCCAGGTAGTTAGATCTCTGATTGCTAATATCTCTGCCTGCAGTGGTAGACACAAAGGCAAACGTTGTTGTTGGCGTTGGCAGAGCTAAATCTGCCCGAAGGAGGAGAAGGCAGTCGCTGGAGCGGGGCTTGTCCTTCGCAGCCGTGGCTGTGCTGGCTTTTGGGGCTAGTGATTCTCCAAGCTGCACCCTTGGAGTGGAGGGGACCGTAGAGCAGGAGGACACCGAGCACCCGTCGGTGGCCCTGGGTAGGTGCAGGGGTCCTTGTCTCAGCCCCTCTGCACCCACGTTTCTGCAGTGGCTACAGCTGGGAATAGGCGGCGATGAGGCCAGGAAGGGGCTAGGAAGGGCCAAGCTTTCAGGCAAGTGATGGGACAAGAATGCTGAAGGTTGGTCATCTCCTTCTCACCCTTGTGAGGACTCTGGTGGCATCTAAGGACAGGTCTTGGGGTTGGGGTGTGAGTGGGGCATTGGGACTGCAGCAGGACTGGTGATGCCAGGGCAGGTTTCTGTGCTCACGCCAGGGATTTCTAAGGACAAGATTTTCTCGAACCCTGCTGCTCTGTCCTGGTTTGCTCACAGGAGCCAGCTCAAACTGTCCTGGTTTGCACACAGGAGCTGGCTCTTGTAAGTGGCATCTTGACACTAAGCGGAATTTGCTGCCGGAGGGACTTTTCCTTAATAGGCAGGAGAGCAGCAACTCCACGACTCCATGGAGAGCTCTGTGGGACCTGCTCCTCCCCAACAGCCCTGTCCTGGCCGGCAGCTACTTcagccctcctccctccagcctcaACGCCTGCCCCAGCCACTTCTGCCTGTCCTGGGGTGGCATCCCTGCCCTCTGCCAGCACCACGGCACCGGAGACCCTTGCCCCGTGCCCCAGCAAAGGCCGTGTGTGACCAGGGAAGGGACACAGTGGCTTCTTCTTAAGacatcctcctcttcttccattGCACTGACTGGGAACAGGGacaggagagctggagcaggGCTGCAAGTGGAGCAAACACaatgtgtccccctccccaaggCAATGGCAgcagcaaccccccccccgccccccccccaataccCTTTTGTCCGAGCAAATCTAGGCAAGATGGAAGGGAAGGACGGGACAGAGTGACctgcaggaggggtgggggggtcaaGTCCGGGCCCTCATCTCCCGAAGCGGAAGGTGAAGCccccttttttcctgttgtagCCGTTGAGCTCCTCAGCCAGGTTCCCCAGCGTGCTGCTGCGCTTCTCCCCTCTGGCTGGCAGCAGCTCGGagcccccctgcctgcccagccgCTGCCCGCTGCCCTCCTTGCCGTAGCCCTGCAGCTCCCGGGCGATGCCCAGCAGCACGCTCAGCTCCTCGCTGCGCCTCCGCTTcgctcctgccctccagcagggaCCCAAGTCCTCGGCCACCGCCGCCGCTTGCCAGCTGGGCTTGAGCAGGGTCCCTTCCCCGGGGTCTGCCGGCTCCTGCCACTGGCTGGGAGGGAAGCAGGCCCCCAGgctcaggaggaagaggcaggacagggagtaGGGTGCTCTCATctgggggaagcagaggaagggagagatgtGTCGGTAAACGGCAAAGCATCCTTGGGCAGCGGCTAAAGCAGCAGCGAGGATGTGTGGCTGCAGAGGGGCTGTCCTCGGCGAGCCCGCGTTCCCCATCCCCGCTGCAGCACCCACAAACCAGCCCTGCCACCCCTACACCCTGCGAGAAAACCCCTCCGGCACCCACCACTCCTCCCGCAGCCTCTGGCTGCAGTGGGGATGCTGGTGGTTGTGGGGGGTTCTGCCTCTCCCCTGTCTCCTTC of the Numenius arquata chromosome 19, bNumArq3.hap1.1, whole genome shotgun sequence genome contains:
- the ABL1 gene encoding tyrosine-protein kinase ABL1 isoform X1, with the protein product MGQQPGKVLGDQRRPSLPALHFIKGAGKKESSRHGGPHCNVFVEHEALQRPVVSDFEPQGLSEAARWNSKENLLSCPSENDPHLFVALYDFVASGDNTLSITKGEKLRVLGYNHNGEWCEAQTKNGQGWVPSNYITPVNSLEKHSWYHGPVSRNAAEYLLSSGINGSFLVRESESSPGQRSISLRYEGRVYHYRINTASDGKLYVSSESRFNTLAELVHHHSTVADGLITTLHYPAPKRNKPTIYGVSPNYDKWEIERTDITMKHKLGGGQYGEVYEGVWKKYNLTVAVKTLKEDTMEVEEFLKEAAVMKEIKHPNLVQLLGVCTREPPFYIITEFMTYGNLLDYLRECNRQEVNAVVLLYMATQISSAMEYLEKKNFIHRDLAARNCLVGENHLVKVADFGLSRLMTGDTYTAHAGAKFPIKWTAPESLAYNKFSIKSDVWAFGVLLWEIATYGMSPYPGIDLSQVYELLEKDYRMERPEGCPEKVYELMRACWQWSPSDRPSFAEIHQAFETMFQESSISDEVEKELGKKGMRSVVSNFLQAPELPTKTRTSRRAAESKDANEGLETAHARGLGECDPLDHEPAISPLLPRKERAALESSLNEDERLLPKDKKHNLFSALIKKKKKTAPTPPKRSSSFREMDGHSDRRAGGEEEGRDAGNGAFVAPPADPADPSKFQSPSNGAGVTNGVVAGNSGFLSPHLRKKSSTMSSSRGVAGEEESSSNSSKRFLRSCSASCVPHGAKDTEWKSVTLPRDLQSTGRQFDSSTFGGHKSEKPALPRKRANEAKTDIAVRGTVTPPPRLLKKNEETTDDVFKDAESSPGSSPPTLTPKLGRRQPAAPPSSSALHKDDGGKPSALGTTVTMDQGSAAKPNPAGFVGASKASSEEPRLRRLKQTSESAGKDKGKLSKLKPAPPLPLSSSSLGKPGKVSHSPSHEAAADVVSGPKSKQLTQVGEAAGSDAVKPNQSGEGVKKLGIPSVPKPQSSTKLLMSTATPAASSSSVPSAPGGDQPSSTAFIPLISTRVSLRKTRQPPERIASGTITKGVVLESTEALRIAISKNSEQMASHSAVLEAGKNLYTFCVSYVDSIQQMRNKFAFREAINKLENNLRELQICPATAGSGPAATQDFSKLLSSVKEISDIVQR
- the ABL1 gene encoding tyrosine-protein kinase ABL1 isoform X2 gives rise to the protein MLEICLKLVGCKSKKGLSSSSSCYLEEALQRPVVSDFEPQGLSEAARWNSKENLLSCPSENDPHLFVALYDFVASGDNTLSITKGEKLRVLGYNHNGEWCEAQTKNGQGWVPSNYITPVNSLEKHSWYHGPVSRNAAEYLLSSGINGSFLVRESESSPGQRSISLRYEGRVYHYRINTASDGKLYVSSESRFNTLAELVHHHSTVADGLITTLHYPAPKRNKPTIYGVSPNYDKWEIERTDITMKHKLGGGQYGEVYEGVWKKYNLTVAVKTLKEDTMEVEEFLKEAAVMKEIKHPNLVQLLGVCTREPPFYIITEFMTYGNLLDYLRECNRQEVNAVVLLYMATQISSAMEYLEKKNFIHRDLAARNCLVGENHLVKVADFGLSRLMTGDTYTAHAGAKFPIKWTAPESLAYNKFSIKSDVWAFGVLLWEIATYGMSPYPGIDLSQVYELLEKDYRMERPEGCPEKVYELMRACWQWSPSDRPSFAEIHQAFETMFQESSISDEVEKELGKKGMRSVVSNFLQAPELPTKTRTSRRAAESKDANEGLETAHARGLGECDPLDHEPAISPLLPRKERAALESSLNEDERLLPKDKKHNLFSALIKKKKKTAPTPPKRSSSFREMDGHSDRRAGGEEEGRDAGNGAFVAPPADPADPSKFQSPSNGAGVTNGVVAGNSGFLSPHLRKKSSTMSSSRGVAGEEESSSNSSKRFLRSCSASCVPHGAKDTEWKSVTLPRDLQSTGRQFDSSTFGGHKSEKPALPRKRANEAKTDIAVRGTVTPPPRLLKKNEETTDDVFKDAESSPGSSPPTLTPKLGRRQPAAPPSSSALHKDDGGKPSALGTTVTMDQGSAAKPNPAGFVGASKASSEEPRLRRLKQTSESAGKDKGKLSKLKPAPPLPLSSSSLGKPGKVSHSPSHEAAADVVSGPKSKQLTQVGEAAGSDAVKPNQSGEGVKKLGIPSVPKPQSSTKLLMSTATPAASSSSVPSAPGGDQPSSTAFIPLISTRVSLRKTRQPPERIASGTITKGVVLESTEALRIAISKNSEQMASHSAVLEAGKNLYTFCVSYVDSIQQMRNKFAFREAINKLENNLRELQICPATAGSGPAATQDFSKLLSSVKEISDIVQR
- the QRFP gene encoding orexigenic neuropeptide QRFP, whose translation is MRAPYSLSCLFLLSLGACFPPSQWQEPADPGEGTLLKPSWQAAAVAEDLGPCWRAGAKRRRSEELSVLLGIARELQGYGKEGSGQRLGRQGGSELLPARGEKRSSTLGNLAEELNGYNRKKGGFTFRFGR